In the genome of Schistocerca piceifrons isolate TAMUIC-IGC-003096 chromosome X, iqSchPice1.1, whole genome shotgun sequence, one region contains:
- the LOC124722700 gene encoding protein FAM186A-like, whose protein sequence is MSNIQPAASSNLLPEELEPDFLCPLCDYDTEWFCQCDSTKGAALSPQRDSTKGAALSPQRDSTKGAALSPQRDSTKGAALSPQRDSTKGAALSPQRDSTKGAALSPQRDSTKGAALSPQRDSTKGAALSPQRDSTKGAALSPQRDSTKGAALSPQRDSTKGAALSPQRDSTKGAALSPQRDSTKGAALSPQRDSTKGAALSPQRDSTKGAALSPQRDSTKGAALSPQRDSTKGAALSPQRDSTKGAALSPQRDSTKGAALSPQRDSTKGAALSPQRDSTKGAALSPQRDSTKGAALSPQRDSTKGAALSPQRDSTKGAALSPQRDSTKGAALSPQRDSTKGAALSPQRDSTKGAALSPQRSPTKYQSSFKPASHTLHLQVPNPSPQRPLITIENDLLAAEYKEMSIQKWPSLLSPICPTTPNTPISPIALIPPRRWV, encoded by the coding sequence ATGTCGAATATCCAGCCTGCAGCCTCTAGTAATCTGTTACCTGAGGAGCTAGAACCAGACTTCCTATGCCCACTGTGTGATTATGACACAGAATGGTTCTGCCAGTGTGACTCCACGAAGGGTGCTGCGCTGTCGCCGCAGCGCGACTCCACGAAGGGTGCTGCGCTGTCGCCGCAGCGCGACTCCACGAAGGGTGCTGCGCTGTCGCCGCAGCGCGACTCCACGAAGGGTGCTGCGCTGTCGCCGCAGCGCGACTCCACGAAGGGTGCTGCGCTGTCGCCGCAGCGCGACTCCACGAAGGGTGCTGCGCTGTCGCCGCAGCGCGACTCCACGAAGGGTGCTGCGCTGTCGCCGCAGCGCGACTCCACGAAGGGTGCTGCGCTGTCGCCGCAGCGCGACTCCACGAAGGGTGCTGCGCTGTCGCCGCAGCGCGACTCCACGAAGGGTGCTGCGCTGTCGCCGCAGCGCGACTCCACGAAGGGTGCTGCGCTGTCGCCGCAGCGCGACTCCACGAAGGGTGCTGCGCTGTCGCCGCAGCGCGACTCCACGAAGGGTGCTGCGCTGTCGCCGCAGCGCGACTCCACGAAGGGTGCTGCGCTGTCGCCGCAGCGCGACTCCACGAAGGGTGCTGCGCTGTCGCCGCAGCGCGACTCCACGAAGGGTGCTGCGCTGTCGCCGCAGCGCGACTCCACGAAGGGTGCTGCGCTGTCGCCGCAGCGCGACTCCACGAAGGGTGCTGCGCTGTCGCCGCAGCGCGACTCCACGAAGGGTGCTGCGCTGTCGCCGCAGCGCGACTCCACGAAGGGTGCTGCGCTGTCGCCGCAGCGCGACTCCACGAAGGGTGCTGCGCTGTCGCCGCAGCGCGACTCCACGAAGGGTGCTGCGCTGTCGCCGCAGCGCGACTCCACGAAGGGTGCTGCGCTGTCGCCGCAGCGCGACTCCACGAAGGGTGCTGCGCTGTCGCCGCAGCGCGACTCCACGAAGGGTGCTGCGCTGTCGCCGCAGCGCGACTCCACGAAGGGTGCTGCGCTGTCGCCGCAGCGCGACTCCACGAAGGGTGCTGCGCTGTCGCCGCAGCGCAGTCCAACGAAATATCAGAGTAGCTTCAAACCAGCATCACATACATTGCATTTACAGGTTCCAAATCCAAGCCCACAGCGTCCATTGATAACAATAGAGAACGATTTGCTGGCTGCAGAATACAAAGAGATGTCAATCCAAAAGTGGCCATCTCTGCTCTCACCTATCTGTCCGACCACGCCGAACACGCCCATTTCGCCAATTGCACTGATTCCGCCTCGTCGATGGGTGTAA